A single Lolium perenne isolate Kyuss_39 chromosome 6, Kyuss_2.0, whole genome shotgun sequence DNA region contains:
- the LOC127310678 gene encoding uncharacterized protein: protein MPLPEKDCAELHPDLISCILHRLDQAELLIGGVAGVCRSWRHATREEPELWRCIDLRGGLTFVPPFRAEVSLPTMAWAALRYSAGQCEDFYGELVSDDILLVLAQR from the coding sequence ATGCCGCTGCCGGAGAAGGACTGTGCGGAGCTGCACCCGGACCTGATCTCCTGCATCCTCCACAGGCTGGACCAGGCCGAGCTCCTGATCGGTGGCGTGGCAGGAGTGTGCCGCTCCTGGCGGCACGCCACCCGGGAGGAGCCGGAGCTGTGGCGGTGCATCGACCTGCGCGGCGGCCTGACCTTTGTCCCGCCATTCCGCGCCGAGGTCAGCCTCCCCACCATGGCGTGGGCGGCCCTCCGGTACAGCGCGGGGCAGTGCGAGGACTTTTACGGCGAGCTCGTCAGCGATGACATTCTCCTTGTGCTCGCTCAGCGGTAA